In Dyadobacter subterraneus, a single genomic region encodes these proteins:
- a CDS encoding SDR family NAD(P)-dependent oxidoreductase produces MENKKAYIITGPTSGIGYETALDLAKNGTVILVGRNKEKLQQVEKTIKQNGQNAVSVVCDISDITSVRAAAQQIIELNLSIAGLLNNAGIMPSKATKSKQGFDMTYATNHLGAFALTEALTPHLVDGANVVFIASAIEDPERKPAKAMGMKGGRYISAEASAKGEWKEGGAKMPGIDAYATSKQCILASAMAFARETPRLHFNAVEPGITRGTNLGGESTNAVVRFIFGHLMAILPPFSKYSSTPKKAAKVITGILTDTSGKTGVYFDEKGQPMQGSAQVRDTNFQDRIVSETRALLAKVK; encoded by the coding sequence CGGTATCGGCTATGAAACAGCATTAGACCTTGCCAAAAATGGCACGGTTATTCTTGTCGGGCGAAATAAAGAAAAGCTTCAACAAGTTGAAAAAACGATAAAGCAGAATGGACAAAATGCAGTTTCCGTAGTATGCGACATTTCAGATATTACAAGTGTAAGAGCTGCAGCACAGCAAATAATTGAACTTAATCTTTCAATAGCGGGGCTGCTTAACAACGCAGGAATTATGCCGTCAAAAGCAACAAAAAGTAAGCAAGGTTTTGATATGACTTATGCTACCAATCATCTCGGGGCATTTGCATTAACCGAAGCACTTACACCTCATCTTGTTGATGGTGCAAATGTTGTCTTTATTGCTTCTGCGATTGAAGACCCTGAACGCAAACCTGCAAAAGCAATGGGTATGAAAGGCGGTCGTTATATTTCTGCTGAGGCAAGTGCCAAAGGTGAATGGAAAGAAGGCGGAGCTAAAATGCCTGGCATAGACGCCTACGCCACCTCAAAGCAATGCATTCTTGCCTCTGCTATGGCTTTTGCAAGAGAAACACCAAGATTACATTTCAACGCAGTGGAACCCGGAATAACCCGGGGAACAAATCTTGGTGGCGAAAGCACCAATGCCGTTGTCCGTTTCATATTCGGACATCTGATGGCAATACTTCCGCCTTTTTCCAAATACAGCAGCACACCTAAAAAAGCGGCAAAAGTTATTACAGGAATTTTGACGGACACTTCGGGTAAGACGGGTGTTTATTTTGACGAGAAAGGACAACCGATGCAAGGTTCAGCGCAGGTGAGAGATACAAATTTTCAGGACCGGATTGTCAGTGAAACAAGAGCCTTATTAGCGAAAGTGAAATAA